Genomic DNA from Candidatus Eremiobacteraceae bacterium:
CTTGATACCTACAGCCACGTCACCCCGTCCCTTCAGCGCGGTGCGGCCGAAGCCATGGACGCGATGCTGGCGTAATTGGGAGAATGGCTACAGAATGGCTACAATGACCGATCTGCAACACATTTTTCGCGACCATGGAAAAACCCGCATCGCCAATAACGACGCGGGTTTCCGATTGGTGGAGATGAGGAGACTCGAACTCCTGACCCCTTACATGCGAAGCAAGTGCTCTACCAGCTGAGCTACATCCCCATGGGGTCCAAGCGGTAAGTATATCATACGGCAAAATCGGCCGCAAATCCCGGTTGATGGACCGATGGGCGCAGGGTCCAGACAGTTCGCGGAGGCAATTATTCGGAGCAATGGGCGAGCGGCGCCCGCCCTACTAGCAAAGATCTGGATTGTACTCATGATGAACTACGACGCACGGCTCATGCGCAAACAGGCGCGGCTTTCGCAGAAGCTGGAGCGAGTGAAAGCCAAGCTCGCAAATCGGGCACACGCCATGCAGATCCGACGCGACCGCGCGGCGCGCAATCCGCATCTCGCGACATTTCGCGGCATCATCAGCCTCATCGCATTTGGCGGATTGTGGTGGCTCGGGCACGATCGGGTGAACAGCTTTATCGACGAAATATTCGGTGACGCGACACCCGCATCGCAACAGCATTCCCCGGGGCCCAGGCCGCAGACTTTTTGGACTTTTGGGAGGCGCCGGCGCAGCGGTCAGTCGGAGATTCAGACAACCAAGTAGCGGTTAATCTGGATCCGGCACTAAATCTACGGCGTCATGATTTCGATCGTCGTCACACCCATGATGAATCTACCTTGTGTGGCATCTTCCGGCACGATGAGTTCGGCGATGCCCGCTCCCGGAAGCACAGCGCCATCCTCTTCGTATGCGAGCAGAATCCGCTTCGCGTTGTAGTCGTGATGGAATTCGGCAAAGGCGATGATCGCCGAAGCACCGGACATGCCCGTCACCAACGCATATGCGTGCGTTGCCATGTCCACGCCGGTTGACGTCGTTGGCCTCGCGGCGCCGATGACATCGGCCAGCAGCGGCCCGGTGAAGATGTGCACGCGGCGCTTGCCGTCCAGATCCAGCACGCGCATGGTCAGCGTGGATCGTGACATCCCCTGCAGATCCTTGAGGGAGATTATCGTCGGCACGGACACCGCGCCGGTCACTTGAATGAGCGAGCCAGGCGGCGCGACGATCGCAGGCGGCGCGGGCGTTGACGTCACCGGCGCCATCGTCGACGGAACGGCCGATGTGGGTAATGCCGGCAGAGTGGTGGCCGAGACGGAGGGCACGGGCGTTGAATGCTTCTGCGCCGCGATCGCGGCTGCTGCGGTGGCGGTGGGCGCGCCCCACCCTATGGCGAACGCCGCGCAAGGTACGATTGCGAGAGCCATCCATCCAAGCCGAACGCGCATTTCGTTTCTCTCCTTCGTTGTACTAGGGCAAGCATCGCTTGCCCAAAATGGGTGAGCGTTGCTCACCCTCCTACGGTACGAATGGGCAAGCGATGCTTGCCCTCCTACAGGTACAGCGGAAGTTACCCCGCGCCGTAGCCTCGCGCCTTCAGCCAGCGTGAGACCACGAAGCGGGAGCGTTCCGCGCAGTCGGTGTGATTCGCGTCGATGAGCTCAAACGTCTTGGGTTCCGAAGCGGCATCGAACAGGCGCCGCACGGCCGAAGGTCCGACGAGGCCATCCTTACTGCCGGCGATGACGAGAAGCGGCCGCGGCGCGATCTCGGCAACGTGCGAAGTGAACTCGTCCATCGAAATCGCGATCTCGTCGGGAGACGCGCCGTCCACGTATGCCGCCCGGTTCTGCAAGCCCGACAACATGCCGGCGTCGGTGAGCACGCGGCCACGATCCAGCGACGTCGCCATCGCGATGACCGCTTCGATCGAAGGCGATCGGGCGGCGGCGCCGATGGATGTCGCGGCTCCCATCGAATGGCCGCCCAGGACGATATGCTCGACTCCCGGCAAAGTCCGTGCCAGGGCGACCGCGTCCAAAGCGTTTTCAAGGAGATCCGAGCCCGATCGCAGTTTCCCCGTGCTCGCGCCGAGCTTGTGGCCGAGAAAATCGAACGCGAACGCGGAGAAGCCGTCGACCGCCAAATGAAATGCCAGCGGATCCACATTGTGTTTTGACGCCGAATACCCGTGGCACAACACGACGCACGTCGACGGACGCCCCGCATGATAGAAAAGTCCGCGCACGGTGCCGCCGGCGCTTTCGAACGACAACAACTCGATTTGGATGTGCGAAAGATCGCGGACTTTCACCATGCGTGGATCACATCACCGTGTGAAGCGTGAGCTTGGTCGTGCGCGTCCAAATGCCACGATGAAATCTCACCGCGATCGTCGTGCCGAGCGCGCCCTCGAATGCGGAGCGCACATCTTCCAGCTCACTGACCGGCCGGCCGTTGAGCGCGAGCAATTGATCGCCGCTGCGAAGGTGCGCGTCATCGGCGGGCGAGCCCGGCAGCACGCTGCGAACCTCCACGAATCCCGCGCGCTGCACGAGCCATGCGCCGCTCCTGTCAAACGGTGCGGTCGCCGTCGACGACGATGAAGCCGGTGCAAGCACGAGTCTAGCCCCCGGCACGTCGAGGGTCACCGTGAAGCGCCGCAGCAGCCAGGCGCCCACCGCACCGTCGGCGCCACGCGGCAGTACGTTTGATTCGGAGGGATTTGCCGCGACTGTGATCGGGCGGACAAAGTCGAGAGATCCGAGCGACAGCGATGGAATACGGCCCATACGCCCCGCGATCTCGCCGCTCGGCCTTGCAAGCCATGCGGTGTCGATCCAGCCGTTGTTCAGCGGCAAACGGTGTGCGCGCGCAAAGCCGTCGCTCATCACCACTTCGGTCGTCGCGGTCAGGTCGAAGGCGAATTCTCCGGCGTATTTTCCGGCGACGAGTGCCGTCGTGGCAGGCACGCTGCGGTCTTGCGCCAGCGTGAGCGTGGCGGCGCTCGCCGACATGGCCGCAGATTCCGCCGCAGCGCTCGTTTCGTAAAGCGTGAGACGCCGGTTGGCGTAATCGATCGTGACGGGATATCGCGAAAGAAAATCCATGCCGACCGCACCGTCGGCGGCTGCGCCGAGATACGTCACCGAATACGGCAAGATGCGTTCCGGTGCGGCGCGCAGATTGGTGAGACGCACGTCGCCGATCTGCAGCGTGCC
This window encodes:
- a CDS encoding alpha/beta fold hydrolase, which codes for MVKVRDLSHIQIELLSFESAGGTVRGLFYHAGRPSTCVVLCHGYSASKHNVDPLAFHLAVDGFSAFAFDFLGHKLGASTGKLRSGSDLLENALDAVALARTLPGVEHIVLGGHSMGAATSIGAAARSPSIEAVIAMATSLDRGRVLTDAGMLSGLQNRAAYVDGASPDEIAISMDEFTSHVAEIAPRPLLVIAGSKDGLVGPSAVRRLFDAASEPKTFELIDANHTDCAERSRFVVSRWLKARGYGAG
- a CDS encoding PDZ domain-containing protein — encoded protein: ISATTPPIAPQSPVPEPTVPDALWFAPGETSTIPIDIHDGVIFVPVVVDGKRRTFLLDSHGNTAVDNSLSAEPMPAAVVLGTLQIGDVRLTNLRAAPERILPYSVTYLGAAADGAVGMDFLSRYPVTIDYANRRLTLYETSAAAESAAMSASAATLTLAQDRSVPATTALVAGKYAGEFAFDLTATTEVVMSDGFARAHRLPLNNGWIDTAWLARPSGEIAGRMGRIPSLSLGSLDFVRPITVAANPSESNVLPRGADGAVGAWLLRRFTVTLDVPGARLVLAPASSSSTATAPFDRSGAWLVQRAGFVEVRSVLPGSPADDAHLRSGDQLLALNGRPVSELEDVRSAFEGALGTTIAVRFHRGIWTRTTKLTLHTVM